A portion of the Sphingobacterium spiritivorum genome contains these proteins:
- the ctlX gene encoding citrulline utilization hydrolase CtlX — MRQTTDTLLMIRPASFRKNEQTAINNYFQQTIPGWSAEHINTSAQQEFDNFVSLLKQHDIRLIVVQDDGQYDTPDSIFPNNWISFHENGEVVLYPMFAENRRNERKIDIFAPLKEAGYAVTDRRDFTSSENQHLFLEGTGSLILDRVNQKAYCSLSPRADSDLVHRFCLTMDYTPVLFESFQSVGDLRKAIYHTNVMMAVGDHFAVLCADAIDNKLQRQLVIDNLHKDNKEIVFITEEQAGRFAGNILQVHSVSGASFVVMSNQAYDCLLPIQIDMLSQYGTLLKSPLNVIETCGGGSARCMMAEVFLPQQTTS, encoded by the coding sequence ATGAGACAAACAACAGATACGCTATTGATGATCCGGCCGGCATCTTTCAGAAAGAATGAGCAGACCGCAATCAATAATTATTTTCAACAGACCATTCCCGGTTGGTCTGCTGAGCATATCAATACCTCCGCTCAGCAAGAGTTCGACAACTTTGTCTCCTTATTAAAACAACATGATATCAGACTTATCGTTGTACAGGATGACGGCCAATACGATACGCCTGACAGTATCTTTCCGAATAACTGGATATCTTTTCATGAAAACGGGGAAGTAGTGCTCTATCCTATGTTTGCTGAGAACAGAAGAAATGAGCGTAAGATTGATATTTTCGCTCCTCTAAAAGAAGCCGGATACGCTGTAACTGATCGCCGGGACTTCACTTCTTCAGAAAATCAGCATCTATTTTTAGAAGGAACAGGAAGTCTTATTCTGGATCGGGTAAACCAAAAAGCATACTGCTCGCTCTCCCCAAGAGCTGATAGCGATCTTGTACACCGCTTTTGCCTGACCATGGATTATACCCCCGTCCTGTTCGAATCCTTTCAATCGGTGGGCGATCTTCGTAAAGCGATATATCATACGAATGTGATGATGGCAGTCGGAGACCATTTTGCGGTGCTCTGTGCAGATGCCATAGACAATAAATTGCAACGTCAACTGGTGATTGACAACCTTCACAAGGATAATAAAGAGATTGTATTTATTACAGAGGAGCAGGCGGGCAGATTTGCCGGAAACATTTTACAGGTGCATTCCGTCTCCGGAGCTTCGTTTGTCGTGATGAGCAACCAGGCGTATGACTGTCTGCTCCCCATACAGATTGATATGCTCTCGCAATATGGCACACTCCTTAAAAGCCCCCTGAACGTAATCGAGACCTGTGGCGGAGGAAGTGCGAGATGCATGAT
- the gcvP gene encoding aminomethyl-transferring glycine dehydrogenase: MSKIHFQEKFESRHNGPSQVEVNEMLSALGVDAVDQLIDQTVPSQIRAKKALNLPTALSETAYLKRAKQIAEKNKVFKSYIGQGYYDVILPGVIQRNVFENPGWYTQYTPYQAEIAQGRLQALLNFQTVITDFTGLEIANASLLDEATAAAEAMFMLYSARKNKAANTFLVSEKAFPQTIDVLKTRAISFGIELKIASVSESNLTDDVFAVFLQYPLGDGSIIDYKAFADAVHAKGMTICVAADLMSLALLTPPGEWGADVVVGNSQRFGVPMGFGGPHAAFFATKDAYKRNIPGRIIGVTSDSNGNYALRMALQTREQHIRRDKASSNICTAQALLAIMASFYAVYHGPQGIKNIASRINDLAQLLDHAVQSLGYTQLNKTYFDTVRFELGEHAGSLKAEALNNEMNFNYNGTEVKISIDETTTFEDIQTITKVFAKIIGKTLSDVDFDAAEKAVASSIPAELVRQSAYLTHPIFNSYHSEHEMLRYIKSLEAKDLSLCHSMIPLGSCTMKLNATAEMVPVTWAQFGGLHPFAPLDQTSGYMQLIGELNDWLSEITGFAKMSFQPNSGAQGEYAGLMVIRAYHESRGDHNRNICLIPASAHGTNPASASMAGLKVVVVKCDDFGNIDVADLKAKAEEHAANLNSLMVTYPSTHGVFEESIIEICEIIHANGGQVYMDGANMNAQVGLTSPGHIGADVCHLNLHKTFCIPHGGGGPGMGPIGVAKHLVPFLPNHEVVETSGEEGIHAVSAAPFGSASILVISHAYIAMMGGDGLTNATKTAILNANYIKSRLENHYPVLYSGINGRCAHEMILDCRNFKNVGVEVADIAKRLMDYGFHAPTVSFPVAGTLMVEPTESESKAELDRFCDALIAIRQEIAAIESGEIDQTENVLKHAPHTAAVVTADEWTRSYSRQTAAYPLDYLKAHKFWPSVGRVNESQGDRTLICSCPSIEEYMEA; the protein is encoded by the coding sequence ATGAGTAAAATACATTTTCAAGAAAAATTCGAAAGTCGTCACAACGGTCCAAGTCAGGTTGAAGTGAATGAGATGTTGTCAGCTTTAGGTGTTGACGCTGTTGATCAGCTGATTGATCAAACGGTTCCTTCTCAAATCAGAGCTAAAAAAGCATTAAACCTGCCAACAGCATTAAGTGAGACTGCGTATTTGAAAAGAGCTAAGCAAATCGCCGAAAAAAATAAGGTATTCAAATCCTATATTGGCCAGGGATATTACGATGTAATTCTTCCGGGAGTTATCCAGAGAAATGTATTCGAAAATCCGGGATGGTATACACAGTATACGCCATATCAGGCTGAAATTGCTCAGGGTCGCCTTCAGGCACTGTTGAATTTCCAGACGGTTATTACTGACTTTACAGGTTTGGAAATTGCGAATGCTTCTTTGTTAGATGAGGCAACAGCAGCTGCAGAAGCAATGTTTATGTTGTATTCTGCTCGTAAGAATAAAGCAGCAAACACTTTTTTGGTTTCAGAAAAAGCATTTCCACAGACGATTGATGTATTGAAAACAAGAGCAATCTCTTTTGGAATCGAATTGAAAATAGCATCTGTTTCAGAATCTAATCTGACAGACGATGTTTTTGCTGTTTTCTTACAGTATCCACTGGGTGACGGATCTATCATTGACTACAAAGCGTTCGCTGATGCTGTTCATGCAAAAGGAATGACAATTTGTGTAGCAGCAGATCTGATGAGTCTTGCCTTATTGACGCCTCCGGGAGAATGGGGTGCTGATGTTGTTGTGGGTAACTCGCAGCGATTTGGTGTACCAATGGGTTTTGGAGGTCCTCATGCGGCTTTCTTCGCTACAAAAGATGCTTACAAACGTAATATTCCGGGACGTATCATAGGGGTTACTTCTGATTCAAACGGGAATTATGCGCTTCGTATGGCACTGCAAACCCGTGAGCAACATATCCGTCGTGACAAAGCTTCTTCTAATATCTGTACTGCACAGGCATTACTAGCTATTATGGCTTCTTTCTATGCGGTATATCACGGACCTCAGGGGATTAAAAATATTGCAAGCCGTATCAACGATCTTGCACAATTACTAGATCATGCTGTTCAGTCACTGGGTTATACACAGCTGAACAAAACATATTTTGATACAGTTCGTTTCGAACTGGGAGAACATGCCGGATCATTGAAAGCTGAAGCACTGAATAATGAAATGAACTTCAACTACAATGGAACAGAAGTAAAAATTTCTATAGACGAAACGACTACCTTTGAAGACATTCAGACCATCACAAAAGTGTTTGCTAAAATTATCGGTAAGACACTAAGTGATGTTGATTTTGATGCTGCGGAGAAGGCAGTTGCATCTTCTATCCCTGCTGAACTGGTTCGTCAGAGCGCTTACCTGACGCATCCTATTTTCAATAGCTACCACTCTGAGCATGAGATGTTACGCTATATCAAATCATTAGAGGCGAAAGATCTTTCGCTATGTCACTCTATGATTCCGTTGGGATCATGTACGATGAAGCTGAATGCAACTGCGGAAATGGTTCCAGTGACCTGGGCACAGTTTGGCGGACTTCATCCGTTTGCACCACTGGATCAGACTTCGGGATATATGCAATTGATCGGTGAACTGAATGACTGGTTGTCTGAAATCACGGGATTTGCGAAAATGAGTTTTCAACCGAATTCCGGTGCACAGGGAGAATATGCAGGTCTTATGGTGATCCGTGCTTATCATGAAAGTCGTGGTGATCATAACCGTAATATCTGTTTGATTCCTGCATCTGCTCATGGTACCAACCCAGCATCTGCATCAATGGCGGGATTGAAAGTTGTCGTAGTGAAATGTGATGATTTTGGTAATATAGATGTAGCTGATCTAAAAGCGAAAGCTGAGGAGCACGCTGCTAATCTGAACTCATTGATGGTTACTTATCCATCTACACACGGTGTATTTGAAGAATCTATTATTGAGATCTGTGAGATCATCCATGCAAACGGAGGTCAGGTATATATGGATGGTGCGAATATGAATGCACAGGTAGGCCTGACAAGTCCGGGTCATATCGGTGCTGACGTATGTCACCTGAATCTGCACAAGACATTCTGTATCCCGCATGGTGGTGGTGGTCCGGGTATGGGCCCTATCGGTGTCGCTAAACATCTGGTGCCTTTCTTACCTAATCATGAAGTAGTAGAAACTTCAGGTGAAGAAGGTATTCATGCTGTTTCAGCAGCTCCTTTTGGTTCAGCATCTATTCTGGTTATCTCGCATGCGTATATTGCTATGATGGGCGGAGATGGTCTGACAAATGCAACTAAAACAGCTATTCTGAATGCAAACTACATCAAATCCAGATTAGAAAATCATTATCCGGTATTATATTCCGGAATCAATGGTCGCTGTGCGCATGAAATGATCCTGGATTGCCGGAACTTTAAGAACGTAGGAGTGGAAGTTGCGGATATCGCTAAACGATTGATGGATTATGGTTTCCATGCGCCAACGGTTTCTTTCCCTGTAGCGGGTACCCTGATGGTTGAGCCTACAGAGTCTGAGTCTAAAGCAGAGTTAGATCGTTTCTGTGATGCGTTGATCGCTATCCGTCAGGAAATCGCAGCAATAGAATCCGGAGAAATTGATCAGACAGAGAATGTTCTGAAGCATGCTCCGCACACAGCGGCTGTCGTGACTGCAGATGAGTGGACAAGATCATACAGCCGTCAGACTGCTGCATATCCGTTAGACTATCTGAAAGCACATAAATTTTGGCCATCTGTAGGTCGTGTAAATGAGTCTCAGGGAGACCGTACGCTGATTTGCTCATGTCCTTCTATTGAAGAATACATGGAGGCATAA